From Homo sapiens chromosome 6, GRCh38.p14 Primary Assembly, the proteins below share one genomic window:
- the RNF182 gene encoding E3 ubiquitin-protein ligase RNF182 isoform X1 — translation MASQPPEDTAESQASDELECKICYNRYNLKQRKPKVLECCHRVCAKCLYKIIDFGDSPQGVIVCPFCRFETCLPDDEVSSLPDDNNILVNLTCGGKGKKCLPENPTELLLTPKRLASLVSPSHTSSNCLVITIMEVQRESSPSLSSTPVVEFYRPASFDSVTTVSHNWTVWNCTSLLFQTSIRVLVWLLGLLYFSSLPLGIYLLVSKKVTLGVVFVSLVPSSLVILMVYGFCQCVCHEFLDCMAPPS, via the coding sequence ATGGCCAGTCAACCTCCTGAAGACACTGCGGAGTCTCAGGCCTCTGATGAGCTGGAGTGCAAAATCTGTTACAATCGATACAATCTGAAACAGAGGaaacccaaagtgctggagtgtTGTCATAGGGTTTGTGCCAAATGCCTCTACAAGATcatagactttggggactcccCACAAGGTGTCATTGTCTGTCCTTTCTGCAGGTTTGAGACGTGCCTGCCAGATGATGAAGTTAGTAGCCTGCCCGATGACAACAACATCCTTGTAAACTTGACTTGTGGAGGCAAAGGGAAGAAGTGCCTGCCAGAGAACCCTACTGAGCTGCTGCTCACCCCCAAGAGGCTGGCCTCTCTGGTCAGTCCTTCTCACACGTCCTCCAACTGCCTGGTCATAACCATCATGGAGGTGCAGAGAGAGAGCTCCCCGTCCCTGAGCTCCACTCCTGTGGTAGAATTTTATAGGCCTGCGAGTTTCGACTCTGTCACCACTGTGTCACACAACTGGACTGTGTGGAACTGCACGTCCCTGCTGTTTCAGACATCCATCCGGGTGTTAGTGTGGTTGCTAGGTTTGCTCTACTTCAGCTCCTTACCCTTAGGAATCTACTTACTGGTGTCTAAGAAAGTCACCCTTGGGGTCGTCTTTGTCAGCCTGGTCCCTTCGAGCCTCGTTATTCTTATGGTGTATGGTTTTTGCCAGTGTGTTTGTCATGAATTTCTAGACTGTATGGCACCTCCTTCTTAA